The Rhodospirillaceae bacterium genomic interval CTCAATGGAACCGCTGGACCTTGCCATCGTATATCAACGTTGACGCACGTCTCGGTGTCGAAGGTGATAAATGGTCGATCATTGCCTACGCTGATAATCTCTTCGACTCAGATAAGATTCGCAGTGGCCAGGAAAACTTTGATTTGTTCACCTTCGGTACAGCCATCAACCTGTTCGTACCAGATGAACGCCAACTTGGACTGCGTCTCAGCTACCGCATGTAAAGTTCGCAACACGGTTTAGAAAACCCCTCTCACTAAGTGAGAGGGGTTTGTCTCTGACTTAACTCAAAATTGACCTTTTAAATCTCCGTTAGATTAATTGGTGAAATAAAAAGCTGGTTATGACCACCCACTATCTAGTGAAACAAGAAATGGGCTGAACACTAATAGTGAGAAAGGATACAAAGAATGAAAAAACGCTTTACCACAGCGATCTCGGCGTTTATTGGCGTTGTCTACGTTCTAACTACGTCCGCATCCGCAGCACCCGGCTACGACCAAGATCGTAATGAATTGGAATGGGTGATCGAGCAATTAAAAGAATGGTTGCCGGGCACATGGGACTCCTATCCGCAAGTCTGGTACGAGAAAAATATTAGGGCACCGAGTAATGCTGAGGACGGACTACATGACCATTGGTACCGCACCTTTGCACTCATAGACGCACCGCAAGTGGGGGACGTTGTCTTTTACGGCCAAATCAATGCCGGAGGGCCTAACGGTCCAATTGTTGGAAGGAGCCAGGTTCTGTTTAATGCTGTGATAGATGAAGAACTTGGTGCGGTAAATATATTTGGCCAGGGCCCGGCAGACCCTGAGAAATATGAGAACCTTCATGAACGACCGGAACTATGGCGCAAAGTTAGACAACGTGAACCCGAGGCCATTAATTGCGATTGGTTATGGCGACGGGACGGCAATCAGGTATTTGGTGTATTGCAGGCAAAATCGCCTGATACACAGCTCAAAGAACCAGGCACTTGCTCCTTCACTTCTAAGAGAACAGGCGAACAGTTCAAGGCTGATACTGAATGGGTTTTAACGCCGGAACAACTCTGGCTTTACGACAATAATTGGTCCGCCGGATTTCTTTTTCTAGGGCGTGAAGACCAAACCCACATACGTCTTCATCGCGCGCGACCCTATCAGTGCCAGCTTTCTGATCGCGCAGGGACTCGCAAGCTTGGTGCCTATGACCGAGGTTTCCAAACCACCGCCACGGGCGACGATGGTCGGGAGTATGATTTGATGCTATTGCGAGCTGAGTTTCCAAAAAATCAAGGTAGTGGACTGGATGACCTGCTGCGTCTTTCGTTATCCGATGGCAACAAAGAACCGCCCGTTGCGTTTTCAATTGAACCGCCCGTCGCAGAGACAATTACGCTGAATGTGAAAGGTATTTCTGTGAGTTGTGAGCTTGGCGGGTCATTGCCGAGATTGCACAAGAAAGAATAAGGCAGAGATTTGGCAGCAAGCATCAAGAATGCCTGGCTAATTTTTCACCGGTGGACCGGCAACATCAGCTGAGTATCAGCGCCCTTGTTATCGATATTTTCGAGGCGGTTGTCGCCCGTGGGATCAAGCTCGCCGATGGATAAATAGTTCCCTTCCATGTAGTTCAATAACTCGAACAGTTGGTTACACGGTTGGCTACGCATCCTGCATTAGCGTGCTCGAATTCGGCAACATAACCAACGCGTGATCAGACCCTGCACCGGCTCCAGAGCTATAGTTTTCTGGCGTTCTTTAACTAAAACTGTTACTAATGCTTTCGAGAAAAGTTTTCCGGTCGGCATCACTAGCAGTGATTGCGAACATCTATTTTCGTCGTTTCAACAGGAGGTTTTGACATGTTCAAGAAGGCACTATTTACAACGGCTGCCGCACTGGGTTTGGCATTCGCCGGAGCAGCATCAGCGCACAACGGCCTCGACCTTAAAGAAGGCTATGCGGGGTATTCCACGCCGATGGTTTTGAGCGTCAACCACGGGTGCAAAAACAGCCCGGTGGTTGGTTTGCGTATTAGGGTGCCTGATGGCGTGACCGATGCCAAAGCGGCGTTCGACCCAGCTTGGGATATCGAATACAAAATGCGCACGCTGGAAGAGCCGATGATGGCGCACGGCCGCCAAGTCACCGAAGTCGTGGGCGAGATCATCTGGAAGAACCCAGTCAAGACGGTCCCCGCCGACGGCTGGTATCCGTTCAAATTCCGCATGACCCTGCCGGACGAACCCGGCAAGGTATTCCACGTACAAAACATCACCGTGTGCGAAGAAGGTACTGATCCCTACGTTGATCTGCCGGAAACCGCGCTAGACATTAACGATCCGGAATTCGCCAAAAAGACCTGGGCGTTTATGACGGCAACAGCCACACCTGCGCCTTTCTTGATTATCCGCGCACCTGAGAAAAAGCAGTACCCTTGGGAGTGGACATCCGAACAAGCCAGCGGGGCAAGCAATCAGCAGGAAGCAATGGCTAAGTAATATCCTCCCCAGGATAATATATATTGTTTACTGATTGATAACGGGGCGGTCACTGGCCGCCCCGTTACTCCGTATAAGATGAAACCTTTTCTTTCTTAATTCACCGTTGGGAAAGTAGAACTAGTAGGCCTCAGTCAAATGCTTGATGCAGAAAACCTATCCAAATCTTTCGATACTTTTCATGCTCTCACGAATCTAAATTTGTCAGTGAAACCCGGTGAGATATACGTTCTCTTGGGTGCGAATGGAGCGGGAAAATCCACTACTATAAAGCTTTTCCTCGGGTTTCTTGAACCGAGTGAAGGTGCGGCAATGATAAACGGATTGAACATTGCTGAGCACCCACTCGAAACAAAACGTTATCTAGGTTACATACCTGATCTCGTGATGTTGTACCCAGAGCTTACGGGACTTGAGAACCTACAATACTTCGCGAAACTGGGCGGAAATTCTTATACTGAAGAAGAACTGCGCGCGATTTTAGTTTCCGCTGACTTGCAGCCTGACGCTGCGGACCGGAAGACAGCAAATTACTCTAAGGGTATGCGTCAAAAAACCGGGATCGCGATTGCCATCGCAAAAAAAGCAAAAGCACTGTTACTAGATGAGCCCTTCTCTGGGCTAGACCCCAAAGCTAGCAACGAATTTGCACGCATATTAGTAAAAATGAAAACCGGTGGGACAGCGATGATTATGGCAACGCATGATATCTTTAGAGCCAAAGAAGTCGGCAGCCGAATTGGTATAATGCGTGGTGGAAAAATTCTCGAAGAAATTGACCCAACAGAAGTGAGCCATACTGATATTGAAGAGATTTACGTTCGGCATATGCAGTGATTTTGATCAGCAGCTCTTAATTCACGCCTGTCCCTTCTTTTTACTTCATCCGCCGGTATTGATGATGCAATCCGCATAATTCCGGATGCTT includes:
- a CDS encoding DUF1775 domain-containing protein, encoding MFKKALFTTAAALGLAFAGAASAHNGLDLKEGYAGYSTPMVLSVNHGCKNSPVVGLRIRVPDGVTDAKAAFDPAWDIEYKMRTLEEPMMAHGRQVTEVVGEIIWKNPVKTVPADGWYPFKFRMTLPDEPGKVFHVQNITVCEEGTDPYVDLPETALDINDPEFAKKTWAFMTATATPAPFLIIRAPEKKQYPWEWTSEQASGASNQQEAMAK
- a CDS encoding ABC transporter ATP-binding protein, with amino-acid sequence MLDAENLSKSFDTFHALTNLNLSVKPGEIYVLLGANGAGKSTTIKLFLGFLEPSEGAAMINGLNIAEHPLETKRYLGYIPDLVMLYPELTGLENLQYFAKLGGNSYTEEELRAILVSADLQPDAADRKTANYSKGMRQKTGIAIAIAKKAKALLLDEPFSGLDPKASNEFARILVKMKTGGTAMIMATHDIFRAKEVGSRIGIMRGGKILEEIDPTEVSHTDIEEIYVRHMQ